In a genomic window of Thalassotalea piscium:
- the qatC gene encoding Qat anti-phage system QueC-like protein QatC — MNGRALMTNFYFNHDPANLPDFSDDCHPVQMFHTHQNDITKHSLVSKQLLQTVRDLGLNVDADAIDLITIATAVTAADTFELRDNAENAWARKMHLHVPVTDEDMWNFVEPELSSLLNFLTGDQWQFTFEKTTMAMPAPKNSEQAKTKAKSLIGLNSVCLFSGGLDSAVGAIDILNGESDLKPLLVSHAYRGDGAKQEDIKHLLSPPFGELSYSMSPHIIKHLEGKTDISMRGRSFNFLAMAVLGISALRNANCDSSIETIVVPENGYISINPPLTRRRIGSHSTRTTHPNFLSRLESLLRDTGFHVKFVNPYQFKTKGEMLAECVDQDAIEKAVPLSVSCSHWHREHKQCGHCVPCLIRRTSVFHAGFTQDAPYKTKRLRGLIKEKDTRDDLQAVQTAIIRLKQTDNYRSWLRKSGPIPQDKDIREKLESTIKRGLAEVELFLQADKSS; from the coding sequence ATGAATGGGAGAGCTTTGATGACTAACTTTTATTTTAACCATGACCCAGCTAACTTGCCTGATTTTTCTGACGATTGTCATCCTGTCCAGATGTTCCATACGCATCAAAATGACATCACTAAGCACAGCTTAGTGTCAAAACAATTACTACAAACAGTTCGTGATTTAGGATTGAATGTAGATGCTGATGCAATAGATCTGATAACAATTGCAACTGCCGTTACCGCCGCTGATACGTTTGAATTGAGGGATAATGCAGAAAATGCATGGGCTAGGAAAATGCATTTGCATGTTCCTGTTACCGATGAGGATATGTGGAATTTTGTAGAGCCTGAACTAAGTTCTTTGCTCAACTTTCTTACAGGCGATCAATGGCAGTTTACGTTTGAAAAAACAACTATGGCAATGCCAGCTCCTAAGAATAGTGAACAAGCGAAAACCAAGGCAAAATCACTAATTGGACTCAACTCTGTTTGCCTTTTTTCTGGTGGTCTTGATAGCGCAGTTGGTGCAATTGACATTTTAAACGGAGAGTCAGATTTAAAGCCTCTTTTAGTTAGCCACGCTTATCGTGGTGATGGTGCGAAACAGGAAGATATTAAGCATTTATTATCCCCGCCATTCGGCGAATTGTCCTATTCAATGTCTCCTCATATTATCAAGCATTTAGAAGGTAAAACTGACATTAGCATGAGGGGAAGAAGTTTCAACTTCCTAGCTATGGCGGTACTTGGTATATCAGCCTTAAGAAATGCTAATTGCGATAGCAGTATTGAAACTATTGTCGTCCCTGAGAATGGCTATATTTCTATAAATCCACCGCTTACCAGAAGACGGATTGGTAGCCATAGTACTAGAACTACTCATCCTAATTTTCTAAGCAGGCTTGAATCTTTGCTTAGAGACACTGGGTTTCATGTCAAATTTGTAAACCCCTATCAATTCAAAACTAAAGGTGAAATGTTAGCGGAATGTGTTGATCAAGACGCAATTGAAAAAGCAGTTCCTCTGAGTGTTTCATGCAGTCATTGGCACAGAGAACATAAACAGTGTGGGCATTGTGTACCTTGTCTTATTCGAAGAACGTCAGTTTTCCATGCAGGTTTTACACAAGATGCGCCATACAAGACAAAGCGGTTGAGAGGGCTTATCAAAGAAAAAGATACTCGTGATGATCTGCAAGCGGTTCAAACGGCCATTATTCGTTTGAAACAGACTGATAATTATCGCTCTTGGCTTCGAAAGTCAGGACCAATACCACAAGATAAAGATATACGAGAAAAACTAGAATCAACTATTAAGCGAGGATTGGCAGAGGTTGAATTATTTCTCCAAGCGGATAAATCGTCATGA
- the qatD gene encoding Qat anti-phage system TatD family nuclease QatD: MMDLHCHVDLYPDHQEVLNDIKSSNYYVLSVTTVPSAFEGTVQLTSDIKHCKTALGLHPQLAHLRKNELALFDKLVDRTRYIGEIGLDGSKGYADYLDDQLEVFTHILKKCEGFDDKILTIHSLNATDQVLEQLKLHSNAGTSILHWFLGTRKQVLEAVELGCFFSIGPAMINSARGKKVISWIPQDRVLLETDGPFAKVAGNILFPSSVGTVTEYLAEIWCKNKASVIERLSANLRCLTSVG; this comes from the coding sequence ATGATGGATCTTCATTGCCACGTTGACTTATACCCTGATCACCAAGAAGTATTGAACGACATAAAAAGCAGTAATTATTATGTGCTATCAGTAACAACAGTACCTTCAGCTTTTGAAGGTACTGTTCAGTTAACAAGTGACATAAAGCACTGTAAAACAGCTTTGGGGCTGCACCCTCAACTTGCTCATTTAAGAAAAAATGAATTAGCACTATTCGATAAGCTAGTTGATAGAACTAGATATATTGGAGAAATTGGACTGGATGGCTCAAAAGGTTACGCTGATTATTTGGATGATCAATTAGAGGTTTTCACACATATTTTGAAGAAATGTGAAGGCTTTGATGACAAAATACTAACTATCCATAGTCTTAACGCGACTGATCAAGTACTTGAACAACTTAAGTTACACTCCAATGCTGGTACTTCCATTCTTCATTGGTTTTTAGGAACAAGGAAGCAAGTTTTAGAAGCCGTCGAGTTAGGCTGTTTCTTCTCTATTGGCCCAGCTATGATTAACTCAGCTAGAGGCAAAAAAGTAATATCGTGGATACCTCAAGATAGGGTTTTACTTGAAACTGATGGACCTTTTGCCAAAGTGGCGGGGAATATTCTGTTTCCCTCAAGTGTTGGCACTGTTACTGAATATCTGGCTGAAATTTGGTGTAAAAATAAGGCTTCGGTAATAGAGCGATTGTCAGCAAACCTTAGGTGTTTAACTTCAGTTGGGTAA
- a CDS encoding KAP family P-loop NTPase fold protein, translating to MWSDKESKIDFLNFNETAESIKDLITEKELMPISIGVFGDWGAGKSTILELTKASLESDEQEYIQVHFDAWTFQGYDDAKAALLETIASTLVKKAADDKNLSAKAKEFAGRIDKIRLMGILMDGGAALAGIPTMGGIQKFMGLFSGGDDGELDIGDVKGAVDGAKDVAKKNKGLIKDKKSFSPPKEIKEFRKAYSDLLKEFDKPLIVYVDNLDRCSPFNAISTLEAIRLFLFLPNTAFVIAADEDMIRLAVPEYHKGASQRHQTDYLDKLIQIPVHVPRPGVLEIRAYLMMLTAQDHGVTDAQLETIRCALEESLRLSWKQPQITVDELLQDHEIEKHSELRSKFVVAEQLAPLLAESTNINGNPRIVKRLLNQVKMRKKTAHRRGMQLDEKTITKLVIFERCLGTQATNKLYELIDKENGYPKVLADLENSEVEFDEIKLPEEWKLDLAFIDKWSKLPPMFTEMDLTPAAYLSRESIPMGAVNAVMSGAAQKLVEELMKQKVRVSGVNSTAITTTPKEEYMSVMDGLIENFKLIGDWTERPTGIYGAVLLAKQDDKCCLSLLTFLKSLPRQRWLNPILKELEGTK from the coding sequence ATGTGGTCTGATAAAGAATCAAAAATTGACTTCTTAAATTTTAATGAAACGGCTGAGTCGATTAAAGATCTTATAACTGAAAAGGAATTAATGCCTATTAGCATCGGTGTCTTTGGTGATTGGGGCGCAGGAAAATCGACGATTCTTGAACTTACCAAAGCATCTCTGGAAAGTGATGAACAAGAATATATCCAAGTACATTTCGATGCATGGACTTTCCAAGGATACGATGATGCTAAAGCGGCGTTACTAGAAACAATTGCATCCACTTTAGTTAAAAAAGCAGCAGATGATAAAAATCTAAGTGCAAAAGCAAAAGAGTTTGCTGGACGTATAGATAAGATCAGGCTGATGGGGATACTAATGGATGGCGGTGCGGCATTAGCTGGTATACCAACTATGGGTGGCATACAGAAGTTTATGGGGCTATTCAGTGGTGGCGACGATGGTGAATTGGATATTGGTGATGTAAAAGGTGCTGTCGATGGCGCTAAGGATGTCGCGAAGAAAAACAAAGGTTTGATCAAAGATAAGAAATCATTCTCACCTCCTAAAGAAATTAAAGAATTCCGAAAGGCATATTCTGATCTGTTAAAGGAGTTTGATAAGCCACTTATTGTCTATGTCGATAATTTAGATCGCTGCTCTCCATTTAATGCTATATCGACCCTTGAGGCGATCAGGTTATTTCTATTTTTACCCAATACTGCATTTGTTATTGCTGCCGATGAGGACATGATCCGCTTGGCAGTGCCTGAGTATCACAAAGGTGCATCTCAACGACATCAAACTGATTATTTAGACAAGCTTATTCAAATTCCTGTGCATGTACCAAGACCCGGTGTCCTTGAGATTAGGGCATATTTAATGATGCTTACTGCTCAAGACCACGGCGTTACCGATGCGCAATTAGAAACGATAAGATGTGCCCTTGAAGAGTCATTAAGGCTGTCGTGGAAACAACCACAAATTACCGTTGATGAGCTACTTCAAGATCACGAGATTGAAAAGCATTCCGAACTCAGAAGTAAATTTGTAGTTGCTGAACAGTTAGCTCCATTATTGGCTGAATCTACAAACATTAACGGCAACCCTCGCATAGTAAAACGATTACTCAATCAAGTTAAGATGAGAAAGAAAACAGCTCACCGTCGAGGAATGCAGCTAGATGAAAAAACCATCACTAAGCTGGTGATTTTTGAGAGGTGCTTAGGTACTCAGGCTACCAACAAGCTTTATGAATTAATTGATAAGGAAAACGGATATCCAAAAGTATTAGCAGATCTCGAAAATTCAGAAGTCGAATTTGACGAAATTAAGTTACCTGAAGAGTGGAAACTCGACCTAGCTTTTATTGATAAATGGTCAAAATTACCTCCAATGTTTACTGAGATGGATTTGACTCCGGCGGCGTACCTGAGTCGAGAAAGCATTCCAATGGGCGCTGTTAATGCGGTAATGTCGGGAGCTGCTCAAAAACTCGTAGAAGAATTAATGAAGCAAAAGGTAAGGGTTAGTGGCGTTAACTCTACTGCGATTACCACAACTCCGAAGGAAGAATACATGTCAGTCATGGATGGTTTGATTGAAAACTTTAAGTTGATTGGTGATTGGACCGAAAGACCTACAGGCATTTATGGAGCGGTGCTACTTGCCAAGCAGGATGATAAATGTTGCTTAAGTCTTCTTACATTTTTAAAAAGCTTGCCCCGCCAAAGGTGGCTTAATCCAATTTTAAAAGAACTAGAGGGAACTAAGTAA